In Sphingopyxis sp. 113P3, one DNA window encodes the following:
- a CDS encoding DUF6504 family protein codes for MTRVASLFLPQLAIERLRRAERHPPRSSAPPEAARPAPRPVLRPARSRFDGPPCDDPPNACSVPRGGGWRPGARWARAAAAEASAPDWRGADAGAAGARPMILIARTGQRDMVTAACPAALDLGITPGMAAAHARALVADLEVRAADPDADRAWLDRLALHAARHWTPSAAVAGEDGLWLDIGGTAHLFGGEARFSARLCRFLARLGFTARIAVAGTPGAAHALARFGGAPIRLLGAGEEAEALAPLPLAALRLAPGALTAARRFGLECVGDLYPMPRGPLARRLGRGAVERLDQARGFAPEPIVPVVPFETPEARRQLLEPIGTPEAIGAVIDDLLRDLLAELERQGLGLRLALLRCATLDRGEQRVTIGAARATRDAAHLRRLLGLRIDRIEPGLGIEAMMLAAIEVEPLAPAEIDAALDGRAQGRDLAPLVDQLAGRAGEAALFRLASVESDVPERAVARAVPLASPPGWPAWPRPVRILSSPERLAGVVALLPDHPPRRFTWRGRTYRIVAGDGPERIHGEWWRRPREMWAVRDYFRVETDSGERFWLFRRGDGLDDESGDLSWFMHGVFG; via the coding sequence ATGACCAGGGTCGCCTCGCTCTTCCTGCCGCAGCTCGCGATCGAGCGGCTGCGACGGGCGGAGCGGCATCCCCCGCGCTCGAGCGCGCCGCCTGAGGCGGCGCGGCCTGCGCCGCGACCGGTTCTAAGGCCCGCGCGCTCACGCTTCGATGGCCCCCCGTGCGACGATCCGCCAAACGCCTGCTCGGTGCCGCGCGGCGGTGGCTGGCGCCCTGGCGCGCGCTGGGCGCGCGCGGCGGCAGCTGAAGCATCTGCACCGGACTGGCGCGGCGCAGACGCGGGCGCGGCGGGTGCGCGGCCGATGATCCTCATCGCGCGGACCGGACAGCGCGATATGGTGACCGCCGCCTGCCCTGCGGCGCTCGATCTCGGCATCACCCCCGGCATGGCGGCTGCGCATGCGCGGGCGCTCGTCGCCGATCTTGAGGTGCGTGCGGCCGATCCTGACGCCGACCGGGCCTGGCTCGATCGCCTTGCGCTCCACGCCGCACGCCACTGGACACCGAGTGCGGCGGTGGCGGGGGAGGATGGCCTCTGGCTTGACATTGGCGGAACCGCGCATCTTTTCGGGGGCGAGGCGCGCTTTTCGGCGCGGCTTTGCCGCTTCCTCGCCCGCCTCGGTTTCACCGCCCGTATCGCGGTCGCTGGAACGCCGGGGGCTGCGCACGCGCTCGCGCGCTTCGGCGGCGCGCCGATCCGGCTGCTCGGTGCGGGTGAGGAAGCCGAAGCCCTGGCGCCGCTGCCGCTTGCCGCGCTGCGCCTGGCTCCGGGCGCGCTCACTGCCGCGCGACGCTTCGGCCTTGAGTGCGTCGGCGATCTTTATCCGATGCCGCGCGGTCCGCTCGCGCGGCGCCTCGGGCGCGGCGCGGTCGAACGGCTCGACCAGGCGCGGGGGTTCGCGCCCGAGCCGATCGTGCCGGTCGTCCCTTTCGAGACGCCCGAGGCGCGCCGTCAGCTCCTCGAGCCGATCGGGACCCCCGAGGCGATCGGCGCGGTGATCGACGATCTCCTGCGCGATCTGCTTGCCGAGCTTGAGCGCCAGGGTCTCGGGCTGCGCTTGGCGCTGCTGCGCTGCGCGACGCTCGATCGCGGCGAACAGCGCGTCACCATCGGTGCAGCGCGTGCGACGCGCGATGCGGCGCATCTGCGGCGTCTCCTCGGGCTCCGGATCGACCGGATCGAGCCGGGTCTCGGGATCGAGGCGATGATGCTCGCCGCGATCGAGGTCGAGCCGCTCGCGCCCGCGGAAATCGACGCCGCGCTCGATGGGCGCGCGCAGGGGCGCGATCTTGCCCCGCTTGTCGACCAGCTCGCCGGGCGGGCGGGCGAAGCGGCGCTGTTCCGGCTCGCGTCGGTCGAAAGCGACGTTCCCGAGCGCGCGGTCGCGCGCGCGGTACCGCTCGCCAGCCCTCCCGGCTGGCCGGCCTGGCCGCGCCCCGTGCGCATCCTTTCGTCCCCCGAACGCCTCGCAGGCGTTGTCGCTTTGCTCCCCGATCATCCGCCGCGCCGCTTTACCTGGCGCGGCCGCACCTATCGGATCGTCGCGGGCGATGGCCCGGAGCGCATCCATGGCGAATGGTGGCGGCGGCCCCGCGAAATGTGGGCGGTGCGCGATTATTTCCGGGTGGAGACCGACAGCGGCGAGCGCTTCTGGCTTTTTCGGCGCGGCGATGGGCTCGACGATGAGAGCGGGGATTTGAGCTGGTTCATGCACGGCGTGTTCGGATGA
- a CDS encoding ImuA family protein, which yields MNIPVPTQPRPGAGDLAALRETVARVAAARGPLLPFGIAPLDGRLNGGGLDGAGLHEIAAATASWGDDAAATLFAAGIAARFAAAPGLSVLWALTRFDLYAPGLEQAGLGPERILYAEGRDDRELLAICEDALRGGALACVVAEVKAADQTATRRLQLAAAEGATPMLLYRRHRRVGTCPLDAPSLAMTRWRIGARPSERLAVPGIGRGRWHVELVRQRGGPPFALELEACDDQGRLALPAAARDRAAATGGAASPALERAA from the coding sequence ATGAATATTCCAGTCCCAACACAGCCCCGGCCCGGCGCCGGGGACCTTGCCGCCTTGCGCGAAACGGTCGCGCGCGTCGCTGCGGCGCGTGGCCCCCTGCTGCCTTTCGGCATCGCGCCGCTCGATGGAAGACTGAACGGCGGCGGGCTTGATGGCGCAGGCCTTCACGAAATCGCCGCAGCCACGGCAAGCTGGGGCGATGACGCCGCTGCGACGCTTTTTGCCGCCGGGATCGCCGCGCGCTTCGCGGCGGCGCCGGGGCTTTCGGTGCTCTGGGCGCTCACGCGCTTCGACCTTTATGCGCCTGGTCTGGAACAGGCAGGGCTTGGACCTGAGCGGATCCTCTATGCTGAGGGGCGCGATGACCGCGAGCTGCTTGCGATATGCGAGGATGCGCTGCGCGGCGGCGCGCTCGCCTGCGTCGTTGCCGAGGTGAAGGCGGCCGATCAGACGGCAACGCGGCGGTTGCAGCTTGCCGCGGCCGAAGGGGCGACGCCGATGCTCCTTTACCGGCGCCATCGCCGCGTCGGCACCTGCCCGCTCGATGCTCCTTCGCTCGCGATGACGCGCTGGCGCATCGGAGCGCGGCCCTCGGAGCGCCTCGCGGTTCCCGGGATCGGACGCGGACGCTGGCACGTCGAGCTCGTCCGCCAGCGCGGCGGGCCGCCTTTCGCTCTCGAACTGGAGGCGTGCGATGACCAGGGTCGCCTCGCTCTTCCTGCCGCAGCTCGCGATCGAGCGGCTGCGACGGGCGGAGCGGCATCCCCCGCGCTCGAGCGCGCCGCCTGA